Genomic segment of Thiobacillus sp.:
ATCAACCAGGGATTCACCTGGTCCATGACCCAGACCGCCAAGCTGGACCTCACCCGGCCTGAACAGCGGGGCCTGACCATCGGTCTGAACGAGTTCTCGGGCTACTTCGGCGTGGCGGTGGCCGGCATCGTCACAGGCTACATGGCTGCCGGCCTTGGGCCACGCTTGGGACTGTTCGTGTTCGGTCTGGCAGCGATACTTGTCGCAGGACTGCTGACCCTGCTCTGGGTGAAGGACACCCTGCCTTGGGCCCACGCCGAGGGCAAGAAACACGCCGCCGGCCAGGTCACCGGGCCAAAGCCCCGTTATCCCACCAACATCGACGACCAGCCCACGACCTGGGAGGTGTTCACGCTGATGAGCTGGCGGGATCGGCGCATGTTCGCCCTCAGCCAGGCTGGCCTCGTGGAGAAGTTTGTCGACGCTCTGGTCTGGGTCTTTTATCCCGTGTTGCTCTATGAGCGCGGTCTGTCTCTGGCTGGCATCGGCTGGGTGGTGGGGGTGTACGGTTTCGTCTGGGGCATGTCCCAGTTCTTCACCGGACACCTTTCGGACAAGATCGGTCGCCAGAAGCCCATCATCTGGGGTATGTGGCTGTGCGGTGCTGGCGTGGCCCTCACCCTGCTGGGCGAGGGCGAAATCTGGTGGTCCTTCGCCGCCGCCGTCACTGGCTTCGGCATGGCCCTGCTGTACCCCAACCTGTCGGCAGCCGTCGCCGACATCGCTCATCCCAACTGGCGGGGCAGTGCCATCGGCATCTACCGCTTCTGGCGCGACCTTGGCTATGGCATCGGCGCCCTATTGCTGGGGGCAGTAGCCAGCCTAGTCGGCAACATCGAGGCCGGATTCTGGTTCACGGCTGCGGCCATGCTCGTATCCGGCGTCATCGTCTGGTGGGTGGGCGAAGAGACCCACCCACGTCTTAACCCTGCCCGGCATTAACCCGCAAACCATGGAGAACTTCATGTCCAAGACCCTGCTTGCCCTCGTTGCCAGCATCGCCCTACTGGCACTGCCCGTCCATGCCGCAGACAAGGCCGCCGCAGCCGAAACCATCGAGGAGTACATGGACTTCACTGAGTACGGCAGCAGTCTGATCTGGCCAGAGCAAATCCCAGAGGAGGACTGGAAACGTATCTTGGTCATCGACGCCCGTGATGCTGTGCAGTTCGCCAAGGACCATATCCCGGGCGCGCGAAACATTGACTGGCGTCGGATTCCGGCTAAACGTTACGATATCCCCAAGGACGGACTGGTGGTGATCTACTGCAACTCCGGCTCCCTCTCCGCCCAGGCTGTGTTCGCGCTCCGTCTGCTCGGGTGGGATAACGTCAAGGTGCTGCAGGATGGCTTCGAAGGCTGGAAGGCTAAAGGTGGCTTCGAGGCAAACAAACGGGCAAGTCATCCTGCAGGGCACTAGGGCGTGAGTGTGAGTACGCGCAAGGGTACCCGGACCTCCATGTTCCTCTCAGGCCAACGCTAGCAATCAGGCGATGCACTTAGGGGCAAGTTGGAACCTGCTGCGATCCCTCGTCATCCAGGAAAATCGGTCATTCGAGAGGCCGGACTGCATCTGAGGCCTGCCTGACACCGTAGGCGCGCTGTTCGGCCAAATCAGGCATCAAATCGGATGACAGGCGCAAGCCTCCCCATGCGCCGCAGCAACCAGTTCATGCAGAATCCCACACTCGCTGGCCCTGTGATTCTCCCCGCACTGAGCCCGCAGTGAGATAAGTTGTCTCTCCAGCGCGTGCAAGCTGGTGAGCCGAGCCTGTACTCGTGCCAATTGCTCGTCGATCAACCGGTTGA
This window contains:
- a CDS encoding rhodanese-like domain-containing protein; amino-acid sequence: MSKTLLALVASIALLALPVHAADKAAAAETIEEYMDFTEYGSSLIWPEQIPEEDWKRILVIDARDAVQFAKDHIPGARNIDWRRIPAKRYDIPKDGLVVIYCNSGSLSAQAVFALRLLGWDNVKVLQDGFEGWKAKGGFEANKRASHPAGH
- a CDS encoding MFS transporter is translated as MTVAQEVADYRYGIRHNIAQFGHQLIQVFLVGLTIGMTRTVVPALAESEFGVAKGSFMMLMAFVVAFGFVKGTLNFVAGRLSERIGRKQVLFWGWVAAVPIPFIILYAPSWDWIVFATVLLGINQGFTWSMTQTAKLDLTRPEQRGLTIGLNEFSGYFGVAVAGIVTGYMAAGLGPRLGLFVFGLAAILVAGLLTLLWVKDTLPWAHAEGKKHAAGQVTGPKPRYPTNIDDQPTTWEVFTLMSWRDRRMFALSQAGLVEKFVDALVWVFYPVLLYERGLSLAGIGWVVGVYGFVWGMSQFFTGHLSDKIGRQKPIIWGMWLCGAGVALTLLGEGEIWWSFAAAVTGFGMALLYPNLSAAVADIAHPNWRGSAIGIYRFWRDLGYGIGALLLGAVASLVGNIEAGFWFTAAAMLVSGVIVWWVGEETHPRLNPARH